Proteins encoded in a region of the Cytobacillus pseudoceanisediminis genome:
- a CDS encoding beta-propeller domain-containing protein — MKKKWIFLGGITLIIILLAYFSFLNRLKIVSNLAENNEEVTVLKNKVWEVTFSKELNPDSVNNSSVYILNEEGGKEQVKVSLENNNKSIEIQPPDEGYNLNSPNYTLVLTKDIKTKGGQNLNQSVKTAFKVIDTLPAIGSRNKLNDYFSKMLNEERTFLAGRDMAVSEESSSEKSSADSAGADFSATNVQVAGIDEADLIKTDGTHIYKITDNKVQIIKAIPADKMKMESELSFNQEFSPYQLFIEGNQLIVMGHSYKDAPVHIGKPASEKKIAPAFHSTKTIVFNIDNKQNPAQIREADIEGSLLASRLMDGKVYLITSHFPEYWILERNKNADMRPRYFDTAESREQQIVDYNEIKYFPGSQNANYINVAVLNLRADKEPLSVTSYLGSGNEFYMSHNNLYLSAANYNNETIGDRQMPHPDTSIYKFNIKDGKVEFQTSTEIKGTVLNQFSMDEYNENFRVVTTKGEAWDERTPSSNSLYILDKNLKKIGQLENLARGERIYSARFMNDRIYMVTFKETDPLFVIDGSNPEKPSVLGELKIPGFSNYLHPLDENHLIGFGHDTKITGGKGAGSQPVITTDGVKISLFDVSNTNKPVEKDTEIIGGRGTYSPLNHDHKALFIHKKKNLYGFPISIYQNKEGSQFESNFDYQGALIYKITAQNGIELQRQITHQTENAIYEEWEDTIERLIYIGDHIYSISPKKVDAYHIDGFKKAGELELN; from the coding sequence ATGAAGAAGAAATGGATTTTTCTGGGCGGAATCACACTGATCATTATTTTATTGGCGTACTTCTCGTTTCTTAACAGGTTAAAAATTGTCAGTAACCTGGCAGAAAATAATGAAGAAGTGACAGTTTTAAAGAATAAGGTGTGGGAAGTTACGTTTTCAAAAGAACTTAATCCAGATAGTGTGAACAACAGCTCCGTTTATATTTTGAATGAGGAGGGCGGAAAAGAGCAGGTTAAAGTCTCACTGGAAAATAATAATAAATCCATCGAAATTCAACCGCCTGATGAAGGATATAATCTAAATTCTCCAAACTATACATTGGTCCTTACTAAAGATATCAAAACAAAGGGCGGACAAAACCTGAATCAATCAGTAAAAACTGCTTTCAAAGTTATAGATACTCTGCCGGCAATCGGCTCAAGAAATAAATTGAACGATTACTTTTCAAAAATGCTCAATGAAGAAAGGACATTCCTTGCTGGAAGGGATATGGCAGTGAGCGAGGAGAGCAGCAGTGAAAAGAGCTCAGCAGATTCTGCAGGTGCAGACTTTTCCGCAACAAATGTTCAAGTAGCCGGTATAGATGAAGCTGATCTGATAAAAACGGATGGTACGCATATATACAAAATTACTGATAATAAAGTCCAGATTATTAAGGCCATCCCGGCTGACAAAATGAAGATGGAATCTGAATTATCATTTAATCAGGAATTCTCTCCCTATCAGCTATTTATAGAAGGCAATCAATTAATTGTTATGGGCCACAGCTATAAAGATGCTCCTGTTCACATAGGAAAACCTGCTTCAGAAAAAAAGATTGCACCTGCATTTCATTCCACAAAAACGATTGTTTTCAATATCGATAATAAACAAAATCCAGCACAAATCAGAGAAGCAGATATCGAAGGCAGTTTGCTTGCTTCCAGGCTAATGGATGGAAAGGTATATTTGATTACAAGTCATTTTCCCGAATATTGGATTTTGGAAAGAAATAAAAATGCAGATATGCGTCCCCGTTATTTTGATACTGCCGAGAGCAGGGAGCAGCAGATCGTCGATTATAATGAGATAAAATATTTTCCAGGTTCCCAAAACGCAAATTATATTAATGTAGCTGTATTGAATTTAAGAGCCGACAAAGAGCCACTATCAGTCACAAGCTACTTAGGCAGCGGAAATGAATTCTATATGTCCCATAATAATCTATATTTATCAGCAGCCAATTACAATAATGAAACAATCGGAGACAGACAGATGCCCCATCCGGATACGAGCATCTATAAATTCAATATAAAAGACGGAAAAGTAGAGTTCCAGACATCAACTGAAATAAAAGGCACCGTTTTAAACCAGTTTTCAATGGATGAATATAATGAAAACTTCAGAGTGGTAACAACCAAAGGAGAGGCCTGGGACGAAAGAACCCCTTCTTCCAACAGCCTTTATATTCTGGATAAGAATTTAAAAAAGATTGGACAGCTGGAAAACCTGGCTAGAGGAGAACGGATTTATTCTGCAAGGTTTATGAATGACCGTATTTATATGGTTACTTTTAAGGAAACGGACCCGCTCTTTGTCATTGATGGATCAAATCCGGAAAAACCTTCTGTTCTGGGTGAGTTAAAAATTCCCGGCTTCAGCAATTACCTGCACCCATTAGACGAAAACCACCTCATTGGCTTCGGACATGATACGAAGATAACAGGAGGCAAAGGAGCAGGCAGCCAGCCTGTTATTACAACAGACGGTGTAAAAATATCTTTATTCGATGTAAGCAATACCAATAAGCCAGTTGAAAAAGATACAGAAATAATAGGAGGACGCGGAACATATTCACCTTTAAATCACGATCACAAAGCTCTGTTTATCCATAAAAAGAAAAATCTATATGGATTTCCGATTTCAATCTATCAAAATAAAGAAGGAAGCCAGTTTGAATCAAATTTCGACTACCAGGGTGCGTTAATATACAAAATTACTGCCCAAAATGGAATCGAGCTTCAAAGACAAATAACCCATCAGACAGAAAATGCAATTTATGAAGAATGGGAAGATACAATTGAAAGGCTTATCTATATCGGCGACCACATATATAGCATTTCCCCTAAAAAAGTGGATGCCTACCATATAGATGGATTCAAAAAAGCAGGAGAACTTGAGTTAAATTAA
- a CDS encoding DUF3231 family protein — translation MKGGSTPKLISSEMAMLWNTYVADTAAVCCIKHYIKTNEDPDVLPVLKYALSIAKDHIDDISSLFQKEDFPIPDGFNEKDLHNDTPRLFSDVTYIRFMHHLGRTGLNAYSLAKSVSARKDIRSMFKKYYEQTEKLFDMAAEAMEEKGIFIRSPYIDYPKKVEYVSNHRFLGGIAGKKRQLLAIEIAHLGTNIELSNIAKTMLLAFSQVAKQKVISDYFKRGYDMSLEHAEYFLNVLKNDDVAYPSTWDGSITDSTISPFSDRLMMFLIASITAVGVMDFGIAIGASIRKDLAIQYAKMMIKVGNFADEGAKIMIDNGWLEKPPQSLDREKLRNK, via the coding sequence ATGAAAGGCGGGAGTACCCCTAAATTAATATCTTCTGAAATGGCCATGCTCTGGAACACCTATGTAGCTGATACAGCAGCAGTCTGCTGCATAAAACACTATATAAAAACAAATGAAGATCCGGATGTCTTGCCGGTTTTGAAATATGCGCTATCCATCGCCAAGGATCACATAGACGACATTTCCTCACTCTTTCAAAAAGAAGATTTTCCCATACCTGATGGATTCAATGAAAAAGACCTGCACAATGACACACCCAGGTTATTTTCAGACGTAACCTATATTAGATTCATGCATCATTTAGGAAGAACCGGATTGAATGCCTATTCACTTGCTAAATCAGTTTCTGCAAGAAAAGACATTCGCAGCATGTTTAAAAAATACTATGAGCAAACAGAGAAACTTTTTGATATGGCCGCTGAGGCCATGGAGGAAAAGGGAATATTCATTCGATCACCATATATAGATTATCCTAAAAAAGTAGAATATGTATCAAACCATCGTTTCCTTGGCGGAATTGCAGGCAAAAAGAGGCAGCTGCTGGCCATCGAAATCGCCCATTTGGGTACGAATATCGAGTTATCCAATATTGCTAAAACTATGCTTTTGGCATTCAGCCAGGTAGCTAAACAAAAAGTCATAAGCGATTATTTCAAAAGAGGCTATGATATGAGCCTGGAGCATGCGGAATATTTTCTCAATGTCTTAAAAAATGACGATGTGGCATATCCAAGCACATGGGATGGGTCTATTACAGACTCAACCATCTCACCTTTTTCGGATAGATTAATGATGTTTCTGATCGCCAGCATAACTGCGGTCGGCGTAATGGACTTTGGAATAGCCATCGGGGCAAGCATTCGAAAAGACCTGGCTATTCAATATGCTAAAATGATGATCAAAGTCGGAAATTTTGCAGATGAAGGAGCAAAAATTATGATTGACAACGGCTGGCTGGAAAAGCCGCCTCAATCACTTGATAGAGAAAAGCTCAGAAATAAGTAG
- a CDS encoding globin domain-containing protein, with protein MVNDFKTLFEEIGGTETIEKLVEAFYPRVYADPVLSPLFEGDIEEIKRKQKMFLTQFLGGPPLYSQEFGPPAMKQRHLPFDITPLRAQRWLACMKDAFKETELDQNPSSALFYDRLLQVAAIMVNSPE; from the coding sequence ATCGTGAATGATTTTAAGACACTTTTTGAAGAAATAGGCGGAACTGAAACCATTGAGAAGCTAGTGGAGGCGTTTTATCCCCGGGTTTATGCAGATCCTGTATTAAGTCCCCTTTTTGAAGGTGATATAGAGGAAATTAAGAGAAAGCAAAAAATGTTTCTTACGCAATTTCTTGGAGGACCGCCACTTTACAGCCAGGAGTTTGGACCGCCGGCCATGAAACAAAGGCATCTGCCATTTGATATTACACCTTTAAGAGCACAAAGATGGCTTGCCTGCATGAAAGATGCTTTCAAGGAAACGGAGCTGGATCAAAACCCTTCATCCGCTCTATTCTATGATCGGCTTTTGCAGGTGGCGGCCATTATGGTAAATAGTCCAGAATGA